The following coding sequences lie in one Bartonella sp. DGB1 genomic window:
- a CDS encoding MATE family efflux transporter → MAEIEQMKKTFSRRRNLTSGPIVKTLILSSLPTVFGNMLQSFNGSINAMWIGQYLTEKGLVASANTNIVFFMVLSLVFGFGIAATVLVAQSLGKKDEDGARQAFGSALGFCVVLSVIIVILGEIFLDNIFHVLATPVDVLPMAKTYAHIMLWALPASIITIMISMGLRGGGDFVTPFYFMAFSCLIDAILNPLLIAGLWGFPQLGIAGSGLSTVIASYSSLMLMLFYISRQKSYLSFDWEHLHYLLPRKEVLMFLLTRGIPMGAQLILMSASALIMVALVNAEGVIASGAYSATQQLWSYLQMPAIGVGAAVSAMVAQNIGAGAWDRVNKITYSGIALSLFVTTVFLSLLLIFNDKILSLFLGGIKTLQANPAIAMGQHIQLWASWSFLFFGAALVFFAAMRANGYVIGPLLILFLSFFPVRLTFYYISYPYLKADAIWLSFPVSSFILMVLAYILYKSGGWRKKLKIGKH, encoded by the coding sequence ATGGCAGAAATTGAACAAATGAAAAAGACTTTTTCTAGACGTCGTAATTTAACGAGTGGACCTATTGTAAAGACGCTTATTTTATCATCTTTACCTACCGTGTTTGGAAATATGTTACAATCATTTAACGGTTCTATTAATGCTATGTGGATCGGACAATATCTGACTGAAAAAGGTTTAGTTGCTTCAGCTAATACTAACATAGTTTTCTTTATGGTTTTATCATTAGTATTTGGTTTTGGAATAGCTGCTACCGTATTAGTTGCACAATCTTTAGGTAAAAAGGATGAAGATGGAGCCCGGCAGGCTTTTGGGTCTGCTCTAGGGTTTTGCGTGGTTTTATCTGTAATTATTGTAATATTAGGAGAGATATTTTTAGATAATATTTTTCATGTGTTAGCCACACCAGTAGATGTGTTGCCTATGGCTAAAACTTATGCGCATATTATGCTTTGGGCTTTGCCTGCAAGTATAATTACTATAATGATATCTATGGGGCTAAGAGGAGGGGGTGACTTTGTTACACCTTTTTACTTTATGGCTTTTAGTTGTTTAATAGATGCAATTTTAAATCCATTATTAATAGCAGGATTATGGGGATTTCCGCAGTTAGGAATAGCTGGATCAGGTTTATCTACGGTAATCGCGTCTTATAGTAGTTTAATGCTTATGCTGTTTTATATTTCAAGACAAAAATCTTATTTAAGTTTTGATTGGGAGCATTTACATTATCTGTTGCCTAGAAAAGAAGTATTAATGTTTTTACTCACGCGCGGGATACCTATGGGCGCTCAGTTGATTTTAATGTCGGCTTCTGCTTTAATTATGGTTGCTTTAGTGAATGCTGAAGGGGTGATAGCTAGTGGAGCATATAGTGCTACTCAACAATTATGGTCTTATTTGCAAATGCCTGCAATAGGCGTAGGTGCCGCTGTTAGTGCTATGGTTGCGCAAAATATTGGAGCTGGAGCATGGGACAGAGTTAATAAAATTACTTACTCTGGAATAGCTTTATCTTTATTTGTCACTACTGTATTTTTATCATTATTGCTTATTTTTAATGATAAAATTTTATCATTATTTTTAGGAGGAATAAAAACTTTACAAGCTAATCCTGCAATAGCTATGGGGCAACATATTCAATTATGGGCTTCTTGGAGTTTTTTATTTTTTGGTGCTGCTTTAGTGTTTTTTGCGGCTATGAGAGCTAATGGTTATGTAATAGGACCTTTATTGATTTTATTTTTATCCTTTTTTCCAGTGAGGTTAACATTTTATTACATTAGTTACCCTTATTTAAAAGCTGATGCTATATGGTTAAGTTTTCCGGTTAGTTCATTTATATTAATGGTATTAGCTTATATATTATATAAATCAGGTGGTTGGCGTAAAAAATTGAAAATTGGTAAACATTAG
- a CDS encoding MFS transporter — MFTTYRNIFTSKGSFSFSMAGLIARLPSSMMTLSIITMLERELGNYTIPGIIAGIFAFTLALSSPVIARFSDIYGQGRVGIIFGTSSLLASLLFLFNLYLNGPLFILFILVFIMGFKPNYGAFVRTRWSEIFRGKKQLHTAFSFEAVIDEIVFIIGPALAVYLSVNMFSSAGLLAALFFLSTGGLWFCLQTNSEPKIKNTLKISPKPLIYMPSIQIIFLITVAVGTIISSCELVSVAFANKIGDPAKASYALVAYAVASLISGLLFGMVKWKKPLNEQLMLFTIAVLLLAIPPLFVNSLWQLILALFLAGFACAPLLICCFSVVEKISPPAQLTEGIAYEGSGIGIGVALGSITSGRLIDLMGAQYGFLIAIIASAAALLLLFLTSNKLKKALDN; from the coding sequence ATGTTTACTACATATCGTAATATCTTCACCTCAAAAGGCTCTTTTTCTTTTTCCATGGCAGGACTAATAGCTAGATTGCCATCGTCTATGATGACATTATCTATCATCACTATGCTAGAAAGAGAACTAGGTAATTATACTATCCCTGGAATTATAGCTGGTATATTTGCTTTTACATTAGCTCTTTCTTCACCCGTTATTGCTCGTTTTTCAGATATATATGGACAAGGTAGAGTAGGAATAATTTTTGGTACAAGTTCTTTACTAGCATCATTATTATTTTTATTTAATCTATATTTAAATGGTCCATTATTTATCTTATTTATTCTAGTTTTTATAATGGGTTTTAAACCAAATTATGGTGCTTTTGTTAGAACTAGATGGTCAGAAATATTTCGTGGAAAAAAACAACTACATACGGCTTTTTCATTTGAAGCAGTAATAGATGAAATAGTATTTATTATAGGACCGGCTCTAGCTGTTTATCTAAGTGTTAATATGTTTTCTAGCGCTGGATTATTAGCCGCTCTATTTTTTCTTTCTACTGGAGGTTTATGGTTTTGTTTACAAACCAATAGCGAACCCAAAATAAAAAATACTTTAAAAATTAGTCCTAAGCCTTTAATATATATGCCATCTATACAAATTATATTTTTAATAACCGTAGCGGTAGGGACAATTATTAGTTCATGCGAATTAGTATCTGTAGCTTTTGCAAATAAAATAGGAGATCCAGCTAAAGCTAGCTATGCTTTAGTAGCTTATGCGGTGGCTTCACTTATTTCTGGTTTATTATTTGGTATGGTAAAATGGAAAAAACCTTTAAATGAACAGCTTATGTTATTCACGATAGCAGTTTTATTACTAGCTATACCACCGCTATTTGTTAATAGTTTATGGCAATTAATTCTTGCTTTATTTTTAGCTGGCTTTGCATGTGCGCCTTTACTTATTTGTTGTTTTTCTGTAGTTGAAAAAATATCTCCACCAGCTCAATTAACTGAAGGAATTGCCTATGAAGGATCTGGTATTGGTATTGGAGTAGCTCTAGGTTCGATTACTTCAGGTCGTTTAATTGATCTTATGGGCGCGCAATATGGATTTTTAATTGCCATTATTGCATCAGCAGCAGCATTGTTATTACTTTTTTTAACTTCAAATAAATTAAAAAAAGCTTTAGATAACTAA
- a CDS encoding MFS transporter, translating into MEKDQNPFRVKAYAHLLSLNILSFAIAITDFTLILSILTYTFEVSAMEIGYATALYGLPGVIFGVFIGRFSDSRDPFIILYASVFLKLIVAISLMFAPNVYFFIFMVFIKGIANTLGVAPGQFLLRAILNDKQLVANNSFMTVAFQLTKILAPLVTAAIILSMGMNSFLISVLLCLLSLPQIYFIKFYHRHIAKMRSSKAKASIFALYSLLQQKKNYLSFFFLHQWYRHSYYLFTILCFLFF; encoded by the coding sequence ATGGAAAAAGATCAAAATCCTTTTAGAGTGAAAGCATATGCTCACCTGCTTTCGCTAAATATTTTATCGTTTGCGATAGCAATTACAGATTTCACATTAATATTGTCTATTCTGACGTATACTTTTGAAGTTAGTGCAATGGAAATTGGTTATGCTACTGCATTGTATGGCTTGCCAGGAGTAATTTTTGGGGTATTTATAGGTCGCTTTTCAGATTCCCGGGATCCATTTATTATCTTATATGCTTCAGTTTTTCTTAAACTAATAGTTGCTATAAGTCTTATGTTCGCTCCGAATGTATATTTTTTCATATTTATGGTATTCATTAAGGGGATCGCAAATACATTAGGGGTAGCACCAGGGCAATTTTTATTACGGGCAATCTTAAATGATAAGCAGTTAGTTGCAAACAACAGCTTTATGACGGTTGCATTCCAATTAACAAAGATTTTGGCTCCTTTAGTCACAGCTGCTATTATTTTATCAATGGGTATGAATTCGTTTCTTATATCAGTTTTACTATGCTTACTTAGTCTACCTCAAATATATTTTATTAAATTTTATCATAGACATATAGCAAAAATGAGGTCATCAAAAGCAAAGGCTAGTATCTTTGCACTATATTCTCTTTTACAACAAAAAAAAAACTATTTAAGTTTCTTTTTCTTACATCAGTGGTACAGACACTCGTATTATCTCTTTACGATTCTTTGTTTCCTCTTTTTTTAA
- a CDS encoding MATE family efflux transporter encodes MLLGLGIITAVVPKLAESHQRKEPENLKAWFDQGLWLSVLIGMISMVILFNTGNILRLFGQDEEIVYSAQEYNMGAAMGVVFFYLYVNCRGLMSAIGNPKPLTWVMLAAIPLNFLIAWPLIFGFNSFSGLGVLGAGIASSIIRVLIVLAAVMILSRSSILRSLRFNYWWPKLEIARIVKLLVIGLPIGIRIFIAEGFPSFIAFMIAVYGVEALAAHSIGMRLDMLISVVALGISSASTTLAAWYRADNNSAALQQLRKSVTIFALIYILLLSGVVYFSYNFLLTRIFALSDTAVVDFAWHLLPFVLLSIAFGILGTMLNGILVGLLDTFWATIVVTASYWGIGLVGGCTTSTIF; translated from the coding sequence ATGTTGCTGGGGCTTGGTATTATTACTGCCGTTGTACCAAAACTTGCAGAAAGCCATCAAAGGAAAGAGCCAGAGAATTTGAAAGCATGGTTTGATCAAGGCTTATGGCTTAGTGTGTTGATTGGTATGATCAGCATGGTGATTTTATTCAATACGGGGAATATTTTGCGTCTGTTTGGACAAGATGAGGAAATTGTTTATAGTGCGCAGGAGTATAATATGGGCGCTGCTATGGGGGTGGTGTTTTTCTATCTCTATGTAAATTGCCGTGGCTTAATGTCAGCAATTGGTAATCCAAAACCTTTAACTTGGGTTATGCTCGCGGCCATACCTTTGAATTTTCTTATTGCTTGGCCCCTTATTTTTGGTTTTAATTCCTTTTCCGGCTTGGGCGTTTTGGGTGCTGGAATTGCTAGTAGTATAATTCGTGTTTTGATTGTACTTGCTGCAGTAATGATTTTATCGCGTAGCTCTATTCTTCGCTCCTTGCGCTTTAATTATTGGTGGCCAAAGCTAGAGATAGCGCGTATAGTTAAATTACTGGTGATAGGCTTACCTATTGGTATACGTATTTTTATTGCGGAGGGGTTTCCTTCTTTTATAGCTTTTATGATTGCGGTTTATGGGGTAGAGGCTCTAGCAGCTCACAGCATTGGCATGCGTCTTGATATGTTGATTTCTGTCGTCGCTTTAGGGATATCTAGTGCCTCAACAACACTAGCCGCGTGGTATAGAGCTGATAATAATTCTGCGGCTTTGCAACAGCTGCGAAAAAGCGTTACCATATTTGCGCTTATCTATATTTTACTTTTATCGGGCGTGGTATATTTTTCTTATAATTTTCTTCTCACACGTATATTTGCTCTTTCAGACACTGCTGTTGTTGATTTTGCGTGGCATCTACTTCCGTTTGTTTTATTATCGATTGCATTTGGTATTTTAGGTACTATGCTTAATGGTATATTAGTGGGGTTGCTGGATACATTTTGGGCAACAATCGTGGTAACCGCTAGCTATTGGGGGATAGGTTTGGTGGGGGGGTGCACTACTAGCACAATTTTTTAA
- a CDS encoding XRE family transcriptional regulator, with amino-acid sequence MNMEIKQLKIWLNKKLSEKGHGSKKNLAEFLGILPSSLTSMLLASDSGRSIKADELIKIIKFLGEIPPFLTEETEFISLFYQANQEVKNAI; translated from the coding sequence GTGAATATGGAAATAAAACAATTAAAAATCTGGCTTAATAAAAAGCTATCCGAAAAAGGTCATGGTAGCAAAAAAAATTTAGCAGAGTTTCTAGGTATCTTACCTTCTAGCTTAACAAGCATGTTGCTAGCTTCAGATTCTGGACGAAGTATAAAAGCGGATGAATTAATAAAAATTATAAAATTTCTAGGGGAGATTCCTCCATTTTTAACGGAAGAGACAGAATTTATTAGTTTATTTTATCAAGCAAACCAAGAAGTAAAAAACGCAATTTAA
- the infA gene encoding translation initiation factor IF-1 produces the protein MAKEEVLEFSGVVTELLPNAMFRVQLENGHEIVAHTAGRMRKNRIRVLAGDKITVEMTPYDLTKGRITYRHK, from the coding sequence ATGGCAAAAGAAGAAGTATTAGAATTTTCAGGTGTGGTTACCGAATTATTGCCTAATGCAATGTTTCGAGTGCAGTTAGAAAATGGACATGAAATTGTAGCTCATACTGCTGGACGTATGCGTAAAAATCGTATTAGAGTTTTGGCTGGTGATAAAATTACTGTGGAAATGACACCATATGATCTAACGAAAGGTCGCATTACATATCGTCATAAATAA
- a CDS encoding nucleoside triphosphate pyrophosphatase has protein sequence MIEEKNNGLLKNNKKLILASSSLQRIELLTQIGISPDHIHSPAVEEKAKFFESPWNLSLRLACAKAKVAQANLQEMEHLQGAIVLAADTIVAVKRKILFKPTTKKEALNCLRILSGRTHNVYTSICVIAQNKKIYSKLVETKVTFMPLSEEYIENYLDTNEWYSRAGGYAIQGQAGKFVSFISGSYTGVVGLPLYETAKLLEKQFFFLIIKIYDILLFQLSIFIYFIRTKV, from the coding sequence ATGATTGAAGAAAAAAATAATGGTTTGCTAAAAAATAATAAAAAATTAATTTTAGCTTCATCATCTTTGCAACGAATTGAGTTATTAACACAAATTGGAATATCTCCAGATCACATTCACTCTCCTGCGGTTGAGGAAAAAGCTAAATTTTTTGAAAGTCCTTGGAATTTAAGTTTACGATTAGCTTGTGCTAAAGCTAAAGTGGCGCAAGCTAATTTACAAGAAATGGAGCATTTGCAGGGAGCAATAGTGTTAGCTGCTGATACTATAGTAGCAGTAAAAAGAAAAATTTTATTTAAGCCAACAACAAAAAAAGAAGCGTTAAATTGCTTGCGAATATTATCAGGTAGGACACACAACGTCTATACCTCTATATGCGTTATTGCGCAAAATAAAAAAATTTATTCAAAATTAGTAGAAACCAAAGTAACCTTTATGCCGTTAAGTGAAGAATATATTGAAAATTACTTAGACACTAATGAATGGTATTCTAGAGCTGGTGGTTATGCTATCCAAGGTCAAGCAGGTAAATTTGTTTCTTTTATATCTGGTTCTTATACGGGTGTAGTAGGATTGCCTCTTTACGAAACTGCTAAATTATTAGAAAAGCAGTTTTTTTTTTTAATTATAAAGATTTATGATATCTTGTTATTTCAACTGAGTATTTTTATATATTTTATTAGAACAAAGGTATGA
- a CDS encoding M23 family metallopeptidase: MAAGDGVITRIAPLLNGYGNHIVIRHDNGYITSYSHLSKFAKDLKVGMRVKQRQVIGYVGTTGLSTGPHLHYEILVEGRRTDPMRVKLPDDNPLSDEDKNKFIQEKEIIDQILNI; encoded by the coding sequence ATGGCCGCTGGTGATGGAGTTATTACTAGAATAGCGCCGCTTCTTAATGGTTATGGTAACCACATTGTTATTCGTCATGACAATGGCTACATCACTTCTTACTCTCATTTATCTAAATTTGCTAAAGATTTAAAAGTTGGTATGAGAGTTAAACAAAGGCAAGTTATTGGTTATGTAGGAACTACCGGACTTTCTACCGGCCCTCATTTACACTATGAAATCTTAGTAGAAGGCCGTCGCACTGACCCAATGCGAGTAAAACTGCCAGATGATAATCCATTAAGCGATGAAGACAAAAACAAATTCATCCAAGAAAAAGAAATCATAGACCAAATTTTAAATATTTAA
- a CDS encoding M23 family metallopeptidase, whose amino-acid sequence MEQTTSLSRWAGGIVVAGGIALILTFLGFYTIFNSNPVNNIYYSISKNISTANTKKNAQAVKENRILQPSAINSGIFTKRDFAPLSPSKTINSQLLPQPFQLLTLNLSTPVQTQYDYPKYDANKIFRRNSLTIESENSTKEYENIDQNITLNLHSIDKSLLSIANSYSYTNESIINEITETVFSNENKTPLVDNLLNVRIVPENVSLAASQLTATRNSYKSYNIFQSILRPQSITNILQQQKIALSAAQITQIEALLLKTTKSKLIQSDTIVQIIVESFNEKTKTLAKISLYKNKVNQINIALNKDGNFILAKPHTITPLLKHELNKAHLLSSKHNQKTEKINLYDSIYQHALASGLSVTAITPIIEALAKRIDLKRTVQPNEQLKLFYQIPKSWQETQKQKKTNISLLDTNILYFSAKFGSENLSYYRYRLPDGKVDYYDQYSKAIGLSILRKPVENARFSSPFGMRRHPVLGYVRLHTGVDWAAPRGTPIWPLVMELLLE is encoded by the coding sequence ATGGAGCAAACAACATCCCTATCCCGATGGGCAGGAGGTATAGTTGTTGCTGGCGGAATAGCTTTAATCCTAACTTTTTTAGGCTTTTATACTATATTTAATTCTAATCCTGTAAATAATATTTATTATTCTATCTCTAAAAATATAAGCACCGCTAATACTAAAAAAAACGCGCAAGCAGTAAAAGAAAATAGAATTTTACAACCTTCTGCAATAAATAGCGGTATATTTACAAAACGTGATTTTGCTCCTCTATCGCCTTCTAAAACAATTAATAGTCAGTTATTACCACAACCATTTCAACTATTAACTCTTAATTTAAGTACACCCGTACAAACACAGTATGATTATCCTAAATATGATGCAAATAAAATATTTCGAAGAAACTCGCTAACAATTGAAAGTGAGAATTCCACTAAAGAATATGAAAATATCGATCAAAATATTACTTTAAATTTACATTCTATTGACAAAAGTCTCTTAAGTATAGCTAATTCCTATAGCTATACCAACGAATCTATAATTAACGAAATAACTGAAACTGTCTTCTCTAACGAGAATAAAACGCCTTTAGTAGACAATCTATTAAATGTTCGAATCGTACCCGAAAATGTTAGCCTTGCGGCTTCACAACTAACAGCTACTAGAAATAGTTATAAAAGCTATAATATATTTCAATCTATCTTAAGACCACAATCTATAACCAATATTTTACAACAACAAAAAATAGCTTTATCTGCAGCACAAATCACGCAAATTGAAGCTTTATTACTAAAAACAACAAAAAGCAAGCTAATCCAATCTGATACAATCGTACAAATCATTGTCGAATCATTTAATGAGAAAACAAAGACTCTAGCAAAAATTAGTTTGTATAAAAATAAAGTAAATCAAATCAACATTGCTTTAAATAAAGATGGTAATTTCATTCTAGCTAAACCTCACACTATTACACCTTTATTAAAACATGAATTAAATAAAGCACATCTATTATCTAGTAAACATAATCAGAAAACTGAAAAAATTAATCTCTATGATTCGATCTACCAACATGCCTTAGCAAGCGGTCTTTCCGTTACTGCTATTACTCCAATAATTGAAGCACTAGCTAAAAGAATTGACTTAAAAAGAACAGTACAACCTAACGAACAATTAAAATTATTTTACCAAATACCTAAATCATGGCAAGAGACTCAGAAACAAAAAAAAACTAATATATCTTTATTAGATACCAACATTTTGTATTTTTCTGCTAAGTTCGGTTCAGAAAATTTATCTTATTATCGTTATCGATTACCTGATGGAAAAGTTGATTATTATGATCAATATAGCAAAGCTATTGGTTTATCCATTTTACGCAAACCGGTTGAAAATGCCCGTTTTAGTTCGCCGTTTGGTATGCGACGCCATCCTGTATTAGGATATGTACGACTACACACAGGAGTAGACTGGGCCGCGCCCCGCGGCACACCTATATGGCCGCTGGTGATGGAGTTATTACTAGAATAG
- a CDS encoding outer membrane protein, with the protein MIKLLSVNIKFSFIVLIIINLFLFSANFVVAVNKKPNFDWSGKYIAVGFNFSNISFKGLHILQSARTDNYSSYESSYFFPRASQNNFNINFLYGRNLSLKENILFKKEVSLNYMLVPNIYNIDYKVIFTEKSADKAEEQSNLACLGYFNQIISGNLLGGLSYHYKKFNNFIMIGGNFSMLSYNKDGSKIDNFTISGLVSLGVEYGFSEHIFLRLEYLFNFPLYIKNYSFSPFVNFRKDNMVTTDNIIFDSISSNNIKLSLIYKF; encoded by the coding sequence TTGATAAAATTATTATCAGTTAATATTAAATTTTCCTTTATTGTTTTAATTATAATTAATCTTTTTTTGTTCAGTGCTAATTTTGTTGTAGCAGTTAATAAAAAGCCTAATTTTGACTGGAGTGGCAAATATATAGCGGTTGGGTTTAATTTTTCTAATATATCATTTAAAGGTTTGCATATATTGCAATCTGCTCGTACAGATAATTATAGTTCTTATGAAAGTAGTTACTTTTTTCCACGAGCATCACAAAATAATTTCAATATAAATTTTTTATATGGCCGTAATTTATCGTTAAAGGAAAATATTTTATTTAAAAAAGAAGTTTCATTAAATTATATGCTTGTCCCTAATATTTATAACATAGATTATAAGGTAATTTTTACAGAAAAATCTGCTGATAAAGCTGAGGAACAATCTAATCTTGCTTGTTTAGGATATTTTAATCAAATTATATCAGGTAATTTATTAGGTGGGTTAAGTTATCATTATAAAAAATTTAATAATTTTATTATGATAGGAGGTAATTTTTCGATGTTATCTTATAATAAAGATGGCAGTAAAATTGATAATTTTACTATTTCAGGTTTAGTAAGTTTAGGTGTTGAATATGGTTTTTCTGAACATATCTTTTTAAGATTAGAATATTTATTTAATTTTCCGCTATATATTAAAAATTATTCTTTTTCGCCATTTGTGAATTTTAGGAAAGATAATATGGTCACAACAGATAATATTATCTTTGATAGCATATCTTCTAATAATATTAAATTATCTTTAATTTATAAATTTTAG